In Populus alba chromosome 1, ASM523922v2, whole genome shotgun sequence, a single window of DNA contains:
- the LOC118039048 gene encoding phosphatidylinositol/phosphatidylcholine transfer protein SFH11 isoform X2 produces the protein MFRPTETCRDITISRGSGEGEETSDLKRSQFTQGREKSIHPPIESHWLLRSPGENKPSSLPKQGIKSMLNYPLRIRDSLKKLGKSKSLRVVLEGVHDPKDEKLIDSFRELLFVEGHLTGKHNDYHTLLRFLRMRDFDFSKAKDTYVNYLKWREEYGVDAIPKEFKFEEYAEVKKCYPHGYHGVDRYGRPIYIERIGMVDINSLVQATTIERFVKYHVSEQEKTLNLRFPACSITAKRHIASTTSILDVKGVGMSNFSKPARCLFMEILKIDSNYYPETLNRLFIVNAGNGFRMLWKALRAFLDARTLAKIHVLGSNYLSNLLEVLDQSNLPSFLGGNCTCSDYGGCLFSDKGPWQNPEIVEMLQLTSITEEIYNTESNRGVASEEAMGTGQNEDSGDGKTEAQKIQALERALVDTNKEIQALKTALDSTKAVLERLEQQLKALGV, from the exons ATGTTTAGACCAACGGAGACTTGCCGGGACATAACCATCTCGAGAGGCAGTGGAGAAGGTGAGGAAACTTCGGACTTGAAGAGATCTCAATTTACACAAGGGAGGGAAAAATCAATCCATCCACCCATTGAATCTCATTGGCTTCTCCGTTCTCCAGGAGAAAATAAGCCATCTTCATTGCCTAAACAAGGCATCAAGTCAATGTTAAATTACCCTCTCAGGATTCGGGACTCCTTGAAGAAACTTGGAAAGAGCAAAAGCTTGCGAGTAGTCCTTGAAGGAGTTCATGATCCAAAAGATGAAAAGCTTATCGATTCTTTCCGCGAGCTGCTTTTTGTTGAAGGTCATTTGACGGGGAAGCACAATGATTATCATACTCTTTTACG GTTTCTCCGAATGAGAGACTTTGATTTTTCGAAAGCAAAGGACACATATGTGAATTATCTCAAGTGGCGTGAGGAATACGGGGTCGATGCAATTCCGAAG GAATTCAAGTTCGAAGAATATGCAGAAGTAAAGAAATGTTATCCTCACGGATATCATGGGGTTGATAGGTATGGAAGACCGATATATATCGAACGGATTGGAATGGTAGACATTAATTCCCTGGTACAGGCAACTACCATTGAAAGATTTGTCAAGTATCACGTGTCCGAACAGGAGAAGACATTAAATTTGAGGTTCCCTGCATGTTCAATTACAGCCAAGAGGCATATAGCATCCACCACAAGTATCTTGGATGTGAAGGGAGTG GGCATGTCCAATTTCTCAAAGCCTGCGAGATGTCTCTTCATGGAAATTTTGAAAATCGATAGCAACTACTACCCAGAg ACTCTGAATCGGCTCTTTATAGTCAACGCTGGAAACGGGTTCAGGATGCTGTGGAAAGCACTCAGGGCTTTTCTTGATGCACGCACATTAGCGAAGATTCAT GTTTTGGGAAGTAACTATCTAAGCAACCTGCTTGAAGTTCTTGATCAAAG TAATTTGCCAAGTTTTCTTGGAGGGAACTGCACATGTTCTGATTATGGTGGTTGCCTGTTTAGTGATAAAGGACCCTGGCAGAACCCAGAAATTGTAGAAATGCTTCAG TTAACTTCTATAACAGAGGAGATTTACAATACTGAATCAAACAGAGGTGTCGCTTCAGAGGAAGCTATG GGTACTGGCCAAAATGAAGATTCCGGTGATGGAAAAACCGAGGCGCAGAAAATCCAGGCACTAGAACGTGCACTTGTGGACACCAACAAA GAAATCCAAGCACTGAAAACTGCTCTAGACAGCACGAAGGCG GTGTTGGAACGACTTGAACAACAATTAAAAGCTTTGGGAGTTTAA
- the LOC118039055 gene encoding copper-transporting ATPase RAN1 — MRDLQLTQVAGARKSPPAMISAGEEDADDMKEDVRLLDSYESLGDNDNSHRIVIEEDGFKRIQVRVTGMTCAACSNSVESALKSVNGVFRASVALLQNKADVVFDPALVKDDDIKNAIEDAGFEAEILSEPIKLKTKPNGTLLGQFTIGGMTCAACVNSVEGILRDLPGVKRAVVALATSLGEVEYDPIVISKDDIVNAIEDAGFDASLVQSSQHDKIVLGVAGIFSEVDVQLLEGILRMLKGVRQFRYHWISSELEVLFDPEVLGSRSLVDGVEGGSNGKFKLHPINPYSRMTSKDVGETAVMFRLFISSVFLSIPIFFMRVICPYVPLLSSLLLWRCGPFLMGDWLKWALVSVVQFVIGKRFYVAAGRALRNGSTNMDVLVALGTSASYFYSVCALLYGAVTGFWSPTYFETSSMLITFVLLGKYLECLAKGKTSDAIKKLVELAPATALLVVKDKGGRCIGEREIDSLLIQPSDTLKVLPGTKVSADGVVVWGSSYINESMVTGESAPVLKEVNSSVIGGTMNLHGALHIKATKVGSDAVLSQIISLVETAQMSKAPIQKFADYVASIFVPIVVGLSLVTFFSWYISGILGAYPEDWLPENGTFFVFSLMFSISVVVIACPCALGLATPTAVMVATGVGANNGVLIKGGEALERAQKIKYVIFDKTGTLTQGKASVTDAKVFTGMGRGEFLRWVASAESSSEHPLAKAIVEYARHFHFFDEPSATSQTPSRESTISGWLLDVSDFLALPGRGVKCFVDGKQVLVGNRKLMTESGIAIPDQVEHSVVELEESAKTGVLVAFDDKIIGVLGIADPLKREATVVIKGLLKMGVKPVMVTGDNWRTARAVAKEVGIQDVRAEVMPAGKADVIRSFQKDGSIVSMVGDGINDSPALAAADIGMAIGAGTDIAIEAADYVLMRNNLEDVITAIDLSRKTFTRIRLNYIFAMAYNVIAIPIAAGALFPSLGIMLPPWVAGACMALSSVSVVCSSLLLRRYRKPRLTTILEITAE; from the exons ATGAGAGACCTACAGTTGACCCAGGTTGCTGGAGCCCGGAAATCCCCTCCGGCCATGATTTCTGCCGGCGAAGAAGATGCCGATGACATGAAGGAGGATGTTAGGCTTCTTGATTCTTATGAAAGCCTTGGAGATAATGATAATTCGCATAGAATTGTGATCGAGGAAGATGGGTTTAAGAGAATTCAAGTGAGAGTTACAGGGATGACTTGTGCAGCTTGTTCCAATTCTGTTGAGTCAGCATTGAAGAGTGTTAATGGGGTTTTCAGAGCTTCTGTTGCTTTGCTTCAAAATAAAGCTGATGTTGTATTTGACCCTGCTTTGGTTAAG GATGACGATATCAAGAATGCAATTGAGGATGCAGGCTTTGAAGCAGAGATTCTATCTGAacctattaaattaaaaacaaagccAAATGGAACCCTTTTGGGGCAGTTCACAATTGGAGGTATGACCTGTGCTGCCTGTGTAAACTCTGTTGAAGGCATTTTGAGAGATCTTCCTGGTGTCAAAAGGGCTGTGGTGGCTTTAGCTACTTCTTTAGGGGAAGTTGAGTATGACCCTATTGTCATTAGCAAAGATGATATAGTGAATGCTATTGAAGATGCAGGCTTTGATGCGTCTCTTGTACAGAGTAGTCAACATGATAAAATTGTACTTGGAGTTGCTGGGATATTCAGTGAGGTGGATGTACAGCTTTTAGAGGGAATACTGCGCATGCTTAAAGGAGTAAGACAATTCCGTTACCACTGGATATCCAGTGAACTGGAAGTTCTCTTTGACCCTGAAGTTCTAGGTTCTAGATCCTTGGTTGATGGGGTTGAGGGCGGGAGCAATGGGAAATTTAAATTACATCCCATTAACCCTTACTCAAGAATGACTTCTAAAGATGTTGGAGAGACCGCTGTTATGTTTCGACTTTTCATTTCCAGTGTGTTTCTTAGT ATTCCCATCTTCTTCATGCGAGTAATTTGCCCTTATGTACCACTGTTGTCTTCCTTGCTGCTCTGGCGCTGTGGACCCTTCCTAATGGGTGATTGGTTGAAGTGGGCACTGGTGAGTGTTGTTCAATTTGTAATTGGGAAGCGCTTCTACGTGGCAGCTGGTAGAGCCCTTCGAAATGGTTCAACCAATATGGATGTTTTAGTTGCATTGGGAACTTCAGCCTCATACTTCTACTCTGTTTGTGCACTGCTATATGGTGCAGTCACTGGCTTTTGGTCTCCAACATATTTTGAGACAAGTTCCATGCTGATTACATTTGTATTGTTGGGGAAGTATTTGGAGTGCCTTGCCAAGGGGAAAACGTCAGATGCTATCAAGAAGTTAGTAGAACTTGCTCCAGCAACAGCACTGCTGGTTGTCAAAGACAAAG GTGGAAGGTGCATTGGAGAAAGGGAAATAGATTCATTGCTTATTCAACCTAGTGACACATTAAAAGTTCTTCCTGGTACCAAAGTTTCTGCTGACGGTGTGGTTGTATGGGGTTCAAGTTACATTAATGAAAGCATGGTGACTGGTGAATCTGCACCTGTTTTGAAAGAAGTTAACTCATCAGTTATTGGAGGTACGATGAATTTACACGGCGCTCTTCACATAAAAGCTACTAAAGTAGGATCAGATGCTGTTTTGAGCCAGATAATTAGTTTGGTTGAGACAGCCCAGATGTCCAAAGCTCCAATTCAGAAATTTGCAGATTAT GTGGCAAGCATTTTTGTTCCTATAGTTGTTGGATTGTCTTTGGTGACATTCTTTAGCTG GTACATTAGTGGAATTTTGGGAGCTTACCCGGAAGATTGGCTTCCAGAAAATGGCACCTTCTTTGTCTTTTCCCTTATGTTTTCAATCTCAGTTGTGGTAATTGCATGCCCATGTGCACTTGGCCTGGCAACACCAACCGCTGTCATGGTTGCTACTGGGGTTGGGGCTAACAATGGTGTGCTGATAAAAGGAGGAGAAGCTTTGGAAAGGGCCCAGAAGATTAAGTACGTGATATTTGATAAAACAGGTACTCTAACCCAGGGAAAAGCCAGTGTTACTGATGCAAAAGTTTTCACTGGAATGGGCCGTGGAGAATTTCTCAGATGGGTGGCCTCTGCAGAG TCTAGCAGTGAACATCCACTGGCAAAAGCAATAGTGGAATATGCACGCCATTTCCATTTCTTTGACGAACCTTCTGCAACCAGCCAAACCCCCAGCAGAGAGTCTACAATCTCTGGGTGGCTTCTTGATGTCTCAGACTTCTTGGCTCTTCCTGGAAGAGGTGTGAAGTGCTTTGTTGATGGAAAACAAGTTTTG GTTGGTAACCGGAAACTTATGACTGAGAGTGGAATTGCCATTCCAGACCAAGTAGAACATTCTGTAGTAGAGCTTGAAGAAAGTGCAAAGACAGGCGTCCTTGTTGCGTTTGATGACAAAATAATTGGTGTTTTGGGGATTGCAGATCCATTAAAGAGAGAAGCTACTGTAGTGATAAAGGGCCTTCTGAAAATGGGTGTCAAACCAGTCATGGTGACAGGGGATAATTGGAGGACAGCACGTGCAGTCGCTAAGGAG GTGGGCATTCAAGATGTCAGGGCTGAAGTAATGCCAGCTGGCAAAGCTGATGTTATCCGCTCATTTCAAAAGGATGGAAGCATCGTATCAATGGTGGGTGACGGCATCAATGACTCGCCTGCTCTAGCTGCTGCAGATATTGGTATGGCAATTGGGGCAGGGACGGATATTGCCATAGAAGCTGCTGACTACGTGTTGATGAGGAATAACTTGGAGGATGTAATAACAGCCATTGATCTCTCAAGAAAAACCTTCACTCGCATTAGACTGAATTATATTTTTGCCATGGCTTACAATGTGATCGCAATACCTATTGCTGCCGGGGCTCTATTCCCTTCTCTAGGGATCATGTTGCCACCATGGGTAGCCGGTGCTTGCATGGCTCTCTCATCTGTAAGTGTTGTGTgctcttctttgcttcttcgAAGATACAGAAAACCCAGACTCACCACCATCTTGGAAATAACCGCGGagtag
- the LOC118039048 gene encoding phosphatidylinositol/phosphatidylcholine transfer protein SFH11 isoform X1 has protein sequence MFRPTETCRDITISRGSGEGEETSDLKRSQFTQGREKSIHPPIESHWLLRSPGENKPSSLPKQGIKSMLNYPLRIRDSLKKLGKSKSLRVVLEGVHDPKDEKLIDSFRELLFVEGHLTGKHNDYHTLLRFLRMRDFDFSKAKDTYVNYLKWREEYGVDAIPKEFKFEEYAEVKKCYPHGYHGVDRYGRPIYIERIGMVDINSLVQATTIERFVKYHVSEQEKTLNLRFPACSITAKRHIASTTSILDVKGVGMSNFSKPARCLFMEILKIDSNYYPETLNRLFIVNAGNGFRMLWKALRAFLDARTLAKIHVLGSNYLSNLLEVLDQSNLPSFLGGNCTCSDYGGCLFSDKGPWQNPEIVEMLQLTSITEEIYNTESNRGVASEEAMGTGQNEDSGDGKTEAQKIQALERALVDTNKEIQALKTALDSTKAVSLEMFVVYCCQFKSHHVLFI, from the exons ATGTTTAGACCAACGGAGACTTGCCGGGACATAACCATCTCGAGAGGCAGTGGAGAAGGTGAGGAAACTTCGGACTTGAAGAGATCTCAATTTACACAAGGGAGGGAAAAATCAATCCATCCACCCATTGAATCTCATTGGCTTCTCCGTTCTCCAGGAGAAAATAAGCCATCTTCATTGCCTAAACAAGGCATCAAGTCAATGTTAAATTACCCTCTCAGGATTCGGGACTCCTTGAAGAAACTTGGAAAGAGCAAAAGCTTGCGAGTAGTCCTTGAAGGAGTTCATGATCCAAAAGATGAAAAGCTTATCGATTCTTTCCGCGAGCTGCTTTTTGTTGAAGGTCATTTGACGGGGAAGCACAATGATTATCATACTCTTTTACG GTTTCTCCGAATGAGAGACTTTGATTTTTCGAAAGCAAAGGACACATATGTGAATTATCTCAAGTGGCGTGAGGAATACGGGGTCGATGCAATTCCGAAG GAATTCAAGTTCGAAGAATATGCAGAAGTAAAGAAATGTTATCCTCACGGATATCATGGGGTTGATAGGTATGGAAGACCGATATATATCGAACGGATTGGAATGGTAGACATTAATTCCCTGGTACAGGCAACTACCATTGAAAGATTTGTCAAGTATCACGTGTCCGAACAGGAGAAGACATTAAATTTGAGGTTCCCTGCATGTTCAATTACAGCCAAGAGGCATATAGCATCCACCACAAGTATCTTGGATGTGAAGGGAGTG GGCATGTCCAATTTCTCAAAGCCTGCGAGATGTCTCTTCATGGAAATTTTGAAAATCGATAGCAACTACTACCCAGAg ACTCTGAATCGGCTCTTTATAGTCAACGCTGGAAACGGGTTCAGGATGCTGTGGAAAGCACTCAGGGCTTTTCTTGATGCACGCACATTAGCGAAGATTCAT GTTTTGGGAAGTAACTATCTAAGCAACCTGCTTGAAGTTCTTGATCAAAG TAATTTGCCAAGTTTTCTTGGAGGGAACTGCACATGTTCTGATTATGGTGGTTGCCTGTTTAGTGATAAAGGACCCTGGCAGAACCCAGAAATTGTAGAAATGCTTCAG TTAACTTCTATAACAGAGGAGATTTACAATACTGAATCAAACAGAGGTGTCGCTTCAGAGGAAGCTATG GGTACTGGCCAAAATGAAGATTCCGGTGATGGAAAAACCGAGGCGCAGAAAATCCAGGCACTAGAACGTGCACTTGTGGACACCAACAAA GAAATCCAAGCACTGAAAACTGCTCTAGACAGCACGAAGGCGGTGAGCCTAGAAATGTTTGTGGTTTACTGCTGCCAATTCAAATCTCATCATGTTTTGTTTATCTAA
- the LOC118039158 gene encoding uncharacterized protein, with amino-acid sequence MASSSSDWVQLYEQANIHGQATPSFGFSDATSVATSGASHIINPSSSITSSAVDQTSTPKGCGSKPIKRRSRASKKTPTTLLTATTANFRALVQQFTGCPGNPISIGNQKGPINLNFGLGSAQDHSYATAEMAPFDNIYYHGQSQMQERQQPRENAQQPHQDQGLLDHLPNSNAYFSMSSDLGPNLDRPADDGLFNMDDIALQELAKESFSDENLNNIDCF; translated from the coding sequence ATGGCTAGTTCGTCGAGTGATTGGGTGCAACTCTATGAACAAGCCAATATCCATGGACAGGCAACACCTTCCTTTGGATTCTCAGATGCCACCAGTGTTGCAACCAGTGGTGCATCGCATATCATAAATCCAAGCAGTTCAATCACTTCAAGTGCTGTTGATCAGACGTCGACCCCTAAAGGTTGTGGGTCGAAGCCAATCAAAAGGAGGTCTAGAGCTTCTAAGAAGACACCAACCACCCTGCTCACTGCCACCACCGCAAATTTCAGAGCCTTGGTGCAACAATTCACTGGCTGTCCTGGTAATCCCATTTCAATCGGGAACCAAAAGGGTCCAATCAACTTGAATTTTGGACTCGGGAGTGCACAAGATCATAGCTACGCGACTGCAGAGATGGCACCTTTTGACAACATTTATTATCACGGGCAATCTCAGATGCAAGAACGACAGCAACCGAGGGAAAACGCACAGCAACCGCACCAGGACCAAGGATTACTTGATCATCTTCCTAATAGTAATGCTTACTTCTCGATGTCTAGTGACCTTGGACCTAATTTAGACAGGCCAGCTGATGACGGGCTTTTCAACATGGACGATATTGCTTTGCAAGAGCTTGCTAAGGAGTCTTTCTCCGATGaaaatttgaataatattgATTGCTTTTAG